GAACGAGTTGGATCGGATCGCCGGCGTTCCGAGCAGCGCGGCTTCGGTGACCATCGTCTGCGTATCGGCGATCAGCAGCGTCGCTTCGGCGAGCGCGTCGTGCATCAACGCCGGGTGAAGATCGAACGTCCGCGCCGGGAGGTCCGAGAGGTCGACGCCGTTTCCTTCGTCGGAGACGAGGACCCGCGCGTCGTCGCTGAGCCGTTCGACGAGACGGCGACACTGGTCGCCCGTGATCCCCTCCTTGCCGACGTCGTGTTGCGATCCGAACGCGTTGAGCCGAATGATCGCGTACGGTTCGTCGGCGTCGAGCTCGAGCCGCTCCCGGATCGACGGGTTCGGCGCGTAAACGTCCGGATGGAGGTACGCGCACTCTTTGAACCCGGAGAACACGTAGTGATTCTCTCCCAGATCCTTCCGGAAGGTGTGGGGCGTGAGAATGGCGCGAGCGAACGGCGTCGAAACCGAGTGGTCGAACGATGCCGGTTCGGAATCGATGAGCAGGACCGTCGGCGTCCGAGTGACTGCACCCGTGTGGGCCGCGTATCCCCCCATTCCGAAGACAAGGTCCGGGTCGAACCGTCGCGCGTGCCGGATAGCTCGCACGTAGTGCATCGGCAGGCGACTCAGCAGCGATCCCTTCGACGTGTCACAGTAGCCGTAGACCTCGAAGGGCAGTTCGTACCACTCGAGCAGATCGACCGTACAGGTGTAATCTCGAGCGAGGACGAGCACCTCGTGTCCGCGGTCCCGGAGCGTCTGTACGGCGTGTTTGTACAGATGAACGTGTGCCGGCGTGTTCGTGAAAAACAGGTATCTCATGTTGAAAGCCACCGTATTCTGGACGAAGAATAGGCAATTCACCGTGTTTGTTATCTCGGTCGTACCGATACGCACCGGCGAACGTATCACGAGCGCCGATTCTAGCGTAAACGGTACAGATCAGTAGCGAAGACATACCGGGATTCTCGAGACCGCTCCTCGCTCGAGGGGCGATCTCTCACCGATATCGCTGACTCCCGTCACGGGCTTAGGGGGCGATTGACATCCCTCTCTGCCTGACCGGACGAAGTGTACCGAGCGGCGGGAAAATGCGGTTCGCAATCCGTCCGTTCGCTCGGGGAAACACCCCTCGACCCTCACTCGAGGTAGCCGAGATCGGCGAGTCGGTCCTCGACTGCCTCGTCGGCGGTCGCGACGGAGTCGGTCTCGCCGAGTCGCGGGTACGATCGCGTTCCCGGCGGCTCGACGCAGGGGAGCGGGCGGCCGTCCATGCGATCGTCGATCGGGACGTCGAGCGTCGCGAGCACGGTCGGCGCGACGTCGAAGAGGTGGGCGTTGTCGATGCCGTCGGCGTGATCGATATCGACGCCGCGGGCCGCGAACGTCCCCTCGAGCTTGTGGTTCCACGGCTCGCTCGGCGGGCCGAACTGCTGCTCTCGGAGCGTCGCGGACAGGAAGTGATCGAAATCAGCCGGAACGGTGACGATGTCGACTGCGTGTTCGCTCTCGGGACCGTGAAAGAACTCCTCTCGAGGCCGAACGGCGTCGAAGATCGGCTCGCCGTCCGGCGTCCGCACGGATCGGAGGGCGTCGATGAGTCGGGTTCGAACGGTCTCGTACTCCTCGGGCGGGACGACGCCGTCGGGCTCGCGGCCCTCGACGTTGAGCCGGACGCCGAGTTCGACTCGCGACCGCACGTACGCGGTCGACGCCGGAAAGTCGACCTGCGTCGCGCCCGCATTGACGACCCCCGTCGGCGCGTACTTCGCGACGAGATCCTCGATTCCGAGCCGTTCGAGGACGGCTCCGATGCGCTGGCTGGTCACGCCGACCCGGGCGGCGGTCGCCATCGCGCGTTCGGCGACGCCC
This portion of the Natrinema salinisoli genome encodes:
- a CDS encoding DUF354 domain-containing protein; amino-acid sequence: MRYLFFTNTPAHVHLYKHAVQTLRDRGHEVLVLARDYTCTVDLLEWYELPFEVYGYCDTSKGSLLSRLPMHYVRAIRHARRFDPDLVFGMGGYAAHTGAVTRTPTVLLIDSEPASFDHSVSTPFARAILTPHTFRKDLGENHYVFSGFKECAYLHPDVYAPNPSIRERLELDADEPYAIIRLNAFGSQHDVGKEGITGDQCRRLVERLSDDARVLVSDEGNGVDLSDLPARTFDLHPALMHDALAEATLLIADTQTMVTEAALLGTPAIRSNSFVGDSDMGNFVELENEGLIHNVSRFDEILELSTTLLRDDAVDETWQRRRNEFLSGTANLTDVIVDIASARGDVSALDSVRQFDQPKRTEPKPQIGVGSD